A region of Etheostoma cragini isolate CJK2018 chromosome 2, CSU_Ecrag_1.0, whole genome shotgun sequence DNA encodes the following proteins:
- the sart1 gene encoding U4/U6.U5 tri-snRNP-associated protein 1, whose amino-acid sequence MGSSKKRKEKSRDKDAEERKDRHKKHRHKDRERGAADRDGTRDKEKRKRSRSRERSGRESRNKGERSTGEPRVKKEKVDLGYEESNTEVQPQSASGDASLTIEETNKLRAKLGLKPLELNENKKELGTKEEPMVAETINPVLIKKQKDMREKLAAMKEKRIQNKKLGKVKTLAEEDWLDDAAAWVEKSRLMAKEKEMAEKRAKLLEEMDEEFGVSSLIEEEFAQRKKEAYTSQDLKGLKVQHKVDSFNEGQTVILTLQDKGVLEEEEDVLVNVGLVDKEKAEKNVELKKKKPDYKPYEEERSVDDMVTFKAHSVLSKYDEEIEGEKKKSFRLKTGGFADGEREREIQAMREALRNQAQSLDIPALTIASEYYTLQEMVGFKKTKRRVRKIRKKEKQPAVDELLVDDTRSTDFGSRTRGRGRRQVEEEGEEAKEEEQEIKLPHAIPQMSDDVRMAEMDISDDEDFTPPEPSAIEEDEAEQELQKQLEKQRKLKQKQLLKDSGEKVAEQIKELIEGNNDNDPEKKNNIVFNATSEFCRTLGDIPTYGLSGNREDQEDIMDFEEEAEKDDAGGSDSEMDENVGWSTVNLDEEQKQPDFSTASATILDEEPIVKSGLAAALLLCKNKGLLDTEMQKVARVRATKGALPNDNYCIEDKMGFDDKYSRREEYRGFTQDFKDKDGYKPDVKIEYVDESGRRLTPKEAFRQLSHRFHGKGSGKMKTERRMKKLEEEALLKKMSSSDTPLGTVALLQEKQKSQKTPYIVLSGSGKSMNANNITK is encoded by the coding sequence ATGGGATCCTCCAAGAAACGCAAGGAAAAAAGCCGCGACAAAGACGCAGAAGAGCGGAAGGACCGACATAAGAAACATCGCCACAAGGACCGAGAAAGAGGGGCTGCAGACCGTGATGGGACTCGGGATAAAGAGAAGCGGAAACGCTCCAGGTCTCGGGAGAGAAGTGGACGGGAAAGCCGCAACAAAGGCGAAAGGAGTACCGGGGAGCCACGAGTGAAGAAGGAGAAAGTTGATCTTGGATATGAAGAAAGCAATACAGAAGTGCAGCCTCAGTCTGCAAGCGGAGATGCATCTCTCACCATTgaggaaacaaacaaactcaGAGCCAAGCTGGGTCTGAAGCCTCTGGAATTAAATGAGAACAAGAAGGAGCTTGGCACTaaagaagaacccatggtggcTGAGACCATCAACCCCGTTCTCATCAAGAAGCAGAAAGATATGAGAGAAAAGCTTGCAGCTATGAAAGAGAAACGCATCCAGAATAAGAAACTGGGAAAGGTCAAGACCCTAGCAGAGGAGGACTGGCTGGATGATGCAGCTGCTTGGGTTGAGAAAAGCAGACTgatggcaaaagaaaaagaaatggcagagaAAAGAGCCAAACTTCTGGAAGAGATGGATGAGGAGTTTGGTGTGAGCAGTCTGATAGAGGAGGAGTTTgcacaaagaaagaaggaagcCTACACATCTCAGGATCTTAAGGGACTCAAAGTGCAGCACAAGGTGGATTCCTTCAACGAGGGCCAAACTGTCATCCTGACCCTACAAGACAAAGGTGTGcttgaagaggaggaagatgtgCTTGTAAACGTGGGACTGGTGGACaaggaaaaagcagaaaagaatgtggagttaaaaaagaaaaagccagaTTATAAACCCTATGAAGAAGAGAGGAGTGTGGATGACATGGTGACGTTTAAAGCCCACTCTGTACTGTCAAAGTATGATGAGGAAATTGAGggtgagaagaaaaagagtttCCGTTTAAAGACGGGGGGCTTTGCTGATGGGGAGCGAGAGCGGGAGATTCAGGCCATGAGAGAGGCTCTACGAAACCAGGCCCAGTCATTGGACATCCCTGCTCTTACTATCGCCTCAGAGTATTACACACTCCAGGAAATGGTGGGCTTTAAAAAGACTAAACGGCGTGTGAGGAAGATCAGGAAGAAGGAGAAGCAGCCAGCCGTTGATGAGCTTCTCGTTGATGACACTCGCAGCACTGATTTTGGCTCTAGGACACGCGGCCGAGGCCGCAGACAGGTTGAGGAAGAGGGTGAGGAAGcaaaggaggaggagcaggagatCAAATTGCCACACGCTATCCCCCAAATGTCAGATGACGTTAGGATGGCAGAAATGGACATAAGTGACGATGAAGACTTTACACCTCCTGAACCATCTGCAATTGAGGAGGATGAGGCAGAGCAGGAGCTACAGAAACAACTGGAGAAGCAAAGGAAGCTGAAGCAGAAGCAGCTTCTCAAGGACTCTGGGGAGAAGGTGGCAGAGCAGATTAAAGAGCTTATTGAAGGCAACAATGACAATGATCCcgagaagaagaacaacattGTTTTCAACGCCACCTCAGAGTTTTGCAGAACTCTGGGTGATATTCCAACATATGGGCTGTCAGGCAACAGAGAGGACCAAGAAGACATTATGGACTTTgaagaggaagcagagaaaGATGATGCTGGAGGttcagactcagaaatggaTGAGAATGTTGGATGGAGCACAGTTAACTTGGATGAAGAGCAGAAACAGCCAGATTTCTCCACAGCCTCTGCCACCATTTTGGATGAAGAACCCATTGTCAAATCCGGTCTTGCCGCTGCCTTGCTGTTGTGCAAAAACAAAGGTCTACTGGACACTGAAATGCAGAAGGTAGCCCGTGTCAGGGCAACAAAAGGTGCCTTGCCTAATGACAACTACTGCATTGAGGACAAGATGGGCTTTGATGACAAGTACAGCCGCAGAGAAGAATACAGAGGCTTCACTCAAGATTTCAAGGATAAGGATGGCTATAAGCCTGACGTCAAGATTGAGTATGTGGATGAATCTGGGCGGAGACTCACTCCAAAAGAGGCTTTCAGGCAGCTTTCACATCGATTCCATGGTAAAGGGTCTGGAAAGATGAAGACTGAGAGAAGGATGAAAAAGTTGGAGGAAGAGGCACTGCTGAAGAAGATGAGCAGCAGCGATACTCCTCTAGGGACGGTGGCTTTGCTTCAAGAGAAGCAGAAAtctcagaaaacaccatatattgTGCTTAGTGGGAGTGGGAAGAGTATGAATGCAAACAACATCACTAAATAa